A genomic window from Gymnodinialimonas ceratoperidinii includes:
- a CDS encoding MarR family winged helix-turn-helix transcriptional regulator, with product MSKHDDPLSVALFSEVFMIDQLARARLSKALPKGMELSHFSVLNHLAATQEEKSPAQLARAFHLTRGAMTNTLNKLEWAGHIHVRPDWDDARRKMISISPAGRRAREAAISAIVPILTEAVAEIGPGKVRDALPLLRDVRRKLEGEG from the coding sequence ATGTCCAAACACGACGATCCGCTCTCTGTCGCGCTGTTCAGTGAGGTCTTCATGATCGACCAGCTGGCGCGCGCGCGGCTGTCGAAAGCGTTGCCGAAGGGCATGGAGTTGAGCCATTTTTCCGTGCTCAATCATCTGGCCGCCACCCAGGAAGAAAAATCGCCCGCACAGCTGGCGCGGGCGTTTCACCTGACGCGGGGCGCGATGACCAACACGCTGAACAAGCTGGAATGGGCCGGGCATATCCATGTGCGGCCCGATTGGGATGATGCACGCCGCAAGATGATCTCGATAAGTCCCGCCGGGCGGCGGGCGCGGGAGGCGGCGATTTCAGCCATCGTCCCGATCCTGACCGAGGCCGTGGCCGAAATCGGTCCCGGCAAGGTCCGCGATGCCTTGCCGCTGCTGCGCGACGTGCGCCGCAAGCTGGAGGGCGAAGGCTAG
- the argJ gene encoding bifunctional glutamate N-acetyltransferase/amino-acid acetyltransferase ArgJ — MTETKTDGPAVSPLAPASFPELPKIDGVRFAAGAVGIKKANRTDVMLAEIAPGSAIAGVFTRSATRSAAVLDCQAKLAGLSGDEGFAIVVNSGNSNTFTGKRGVSDVALIAEAAGKALGLPASHVFTSSTGVIGEPLPASKITDALPGIAASLDPAATEPAARAIMTTDTFPKGAVTTLDLDGTPVTIMGFAKGSGMIAPDMATMLGYIFTDAAIAPDVLQAMLSGCNRASFNAVTVDSDTSTSDTVLMAATGRAGNTPITAPHPAFQTALLRVMQDLAHQIVRDGEGATKFVEVRVTGADSDADADRVARSIANSPLVKTAVAGEDPNWGRIVMAVGKSGAKADRDLLTIRLGDILVAEQGWVAESYTEDAGAAYMKQQELLIDVDLGLGQGAATVWTCDLTHGYIQINADYRS, encoded by the coding sequence GTGACCGAGACCAAAACCGACGGGCCTGCCGTCTCTCCGCTGGCGCCTGCCAGCTTTCCCGAACTGCCAAAAATCGATGGCGTCCGCTTTGCGGCGGGCGCTGTCGGCATCAAGAAGGCCAACCGCACCGATGTGATGCTGGCCGAAATCGCGCCGGGGTCTGCGATCGCTGGCGTGTTCACCCGCTCTGCCACGCGCTCGGCCGCCGTGTTGGACTGTCAGGCGAAATTGGCGGGACTGTCCGGAGACGAAGGGTTTGCCATCGTGGTGAACTCGGGCAATTCCAACACCTTCACCGGCAAGCGCGGCGTCAGCGATGTCGCCCTGATCGCGGAGGCCGCAGGCAAGGCGCTGGGCCTGCCTGCCTCCCATGTTTTCACGTCATCCACCGGCGTCATTGGAGAGCCGCTGCCCGCGTCGAAGATCACCGATGCCCTGCCGGGGATCGCCGCGTCTCTGGACCCCGCCGCAACCGAGCCCGCCGCCCGCGCCATCATGACGACCGACACCTTTCCGAAGGGCGCTGTGACGACGCTGGACCTCGACGGCACGCCGGTCACGATCATGGGCTTTGCCAAGGGCTCGGGGATGATCGCGCCGGATATGGCGACGATGTTGGGCTACATCTTCACCGATGCCGCCATCGCGCCCGATGTGTTGCAGGCGATGCTGTCGGGCTGCAACCGCGCCAGCTTCAACGCCGTGACGGTCGACAGCGACACCTCGACCTCCGACACCGTCCTGATGGCTGCCACTGGGCGCGCCGGTAACACGCCGATCACTGCGCCCCATCCGGCGTTCCAGACCGCGCTACTGCGAGTGATGCAGGACCTCGCCCACCAGATCGTGCGCGACGGCGAGGGGGCCACCAAGTTCGTCGAGGTCCGCGTCACCGGTGCCGACAGCGATGCCGATGCCGACCGCGTGGCGCGCTCGATCGCGAACTCGCCGCTGGTGAAGACCGCCGTCGCTGGCGAAGATCCCAATTGGGGCCGCATCGTCATGGCCGTTGGAAAATCCGGCGCCAAGGCCGACCGCGATCTTCTAACGATCCGCCTCGGGGATATCCTTGTGGCCGAGCAGGGCTGGGTCGCTGAGAGCTACACCGAAGACGCAGGCGCGGCCTACATGAAGCAGCAGGAGTTGCTGATCGACGTGGACCTTGGCCTTGGACAGGGCGCAGCGACCGTCTGGACCTGCGATCTGACCCACGGCTACATCCAGATCAACGCGGATTACCGCTCGTGA
- the pip gene encoding prolyl aminopeptidase: protein MDKFSGQKRTFSHLFPPIDPFDQRILEVGDGHHIYLEQCGNPRGAPVVVLHGGPGGGCSPAMRRYFDPAVWRIILFDQRGCGRSRPHASTTDNTTWHLVRDIEKIRTTLGIDRWAVFGGSWGATLGLIYAETHPEAVAYLALRGVFLSMQRELDWFYGGGAGQFWPEQWQRFVSLVPEDERHDLIAAYNRRLFSGDRMVETRFGRAWAAWENALASMDSDGQGGESPAEYARAFARLENHYFVNKGFLEEDGQILRDVHRIAHVPGTIVQGRYDMICPPISAHALASKWPGGHLRMVRAAGHALSEPGISQELVRLMRAVGEKATKYGL from the coding sequence ATGGACAAGTTCTCGGGCCAAAAGCGCACATTCTCGCATTTGTTTCCGCCGATCGATCCCTTCGATCAGCGTATTCTGGAGGTGGGTGACGGGCATCACATCTACCTCGAGCAATGCGGCAACCCCCGGGGCGCGCCGGTGGTGGTGCTGCATGGCGGTCCCGGCGGCGGCTGCAGCCCGGCGATGCGGCGCTACTTCGATCCGGCAGTCTGGCGCATCATCCTGTTCGACCAGCGCGGTTGCGGCCGCTCCCGGCCCCATGCCTCGACCACCGACAACACGACATGGCACCTCGTCCGCGATATCGAGAAAATCCGCACGACACTCGGCATCGACCGCTGGGCGGTGTTCGGCGGCAGCTGGGGGGCGACGCTGGGCCTGATTTATGCAGAAACCCATCCAGAAGCTGTGGCCTACCTGGCGCTGCGCGGCGTGTTCCTGTCGATGCAACGGGAGCTGGACTGGTTCTACGGGGGCGGGGCGGGACAGTTCTGGCCCGAGCAGTGGCAGCGGTTCGTGAGCCTCGTGCCGGAAGACGAACGGCACGACCTGATTGCCGCCTACAACCGCCGGCTGTTCTCAGGCGACAGGATGGTGGAGACCCGCTTCGGACGGGCCTGGGCCGCGTGGGAGAATGCGCTGGCCTCGATGGACAGTGACGGACAGGGGGGTGAAAGCCCGGCCGAATACGCGCGCGCCTTTGCCCGGTTGGAGAACCACTACTTCGTCAACAAGGGCTTTCTGGAGGAAGACGGCCAGATCCTGCGCGACGTGCACCGCATCGCCCATGTGCCGGGCACGATCGTTCAGGGACGCTACGACATGATATGCCCGCCGATCTCGGCCCATGCGCTGGCGTCGAAATGGCCGGGAGGCCACCTGCGCATGGTGCGCGCGGCGGGTCACGCCTTGAGCGAGCCGGGCATCAGTCAGGAGCTTGTGCGCCTGATGCGCGCGGTGGGCGAGAAAGCCACGAAGTACGGATTGTGA
- a CDS encoding ComF family protein, whose product MRLQTMLHAVFPPECLNCSARVEDTFAICGSCWSDTPFILGASCDLCGTGLPGQSAPPDEALICAECQRVPRAWDHARAVFAYDGVGRRLVLSLKHGDRTDIARAAGPWMARAAADLLADDPVLVPVPLHWTRLARRRFNQAALLAWSLARECEAEVAPMALLRLRPTPSQEGRSRDARFKNVEEAIIPHPRKAQVLEGRNVLLIDDVMTSGATFAIATEACRQAGAKNVSVLTLARVGGDT is encoded by the coding sequence ATGAGATTGCAAACCATGCTGCATGCGGTGTTTCCGCCGGAATGTCTCAATTGCAGCGCGCGTGTCGAAGATACCTTTGCAATCTGCGGCTCCTGTTGGAGCGACACGCCCTTCATCCTCGGAGCCTCCTGCGACCTCTGCGGCACGGGTCTGCCCGGCCAGTCCGCCCCGCCGGACGAGGCGTTGATCTGTGCCGAATGCCAGCGCGTGCCCCGCGCGTGGGACCATGCGCGCGCCGTATTCGCCTATGACGGCGTGGGGCGGCGGCTTGTCCTGTCGCTCAAGCATGGGGACCGCACGGATATCGCACGGGCTGCGGGGCCGTGGATGGCGCGGGCGGCGGCGGACCTGCTGGCGGATGATCCGGTTCTGGTGCCGGTGCCCCTTCACTGGACACGACTGGCGCGCCGGCGTTTCAATCAGGCGGCGCTTCTGGCCTGGTCGCTCGCACGGGAATGCGAGGCCGAGGTGGCGCCAATGGCCCTGTTGCGACTGCGCCCGACCCCCTCGCAGGAGGGACGCTCGCGCGATGCCCGGTTTAAGAACGTGGAAGAGGCGATCATTCCGCACCCCCGCAAGGCGCAGGTGCTGGAGGGGCGCAATGTCTTGCTGATCGACGATGTCATGACCTCTGGCGCCACTTTTGCCATCGCGACGGAGGCCTGTCGGCAGGCCGGTGCCAAAAATGTGTCGGTCCTGACCCTAGCGCGGGTCGGCGGTGATACCTAG
- the mutT gene encoding 8-oxo-dGTP diphosphatase MutT: MTEVRVAKAPAAPAKIVLVSAVALIDRDGRVLLAQRPEGKSMAGLWEFPGGKVEPGETPEAALIRELQEELGIDTWASCLAPLTFASHAYESFHLMMPLFACRKWEGIPQSREGQALKWVRASELRDYPMPPADIPLIPILRDWL, translated from the coding sequence GTGACCGAGGTACGCGTCGCAAAGGCGCCCGCCGCGCCTGCCAAGATCGTGCTGGTCTCTGCCGTGGCGCTGATCGACCGCGACGGGCGCGTGCTTCTGGCGCAGCGCCCCGAGGGTAAGTCCATGGCCGGTCTGTGGGAATTTCCCGGCGGCAAGGTGGAGCCGGGCGAAACCCCGGAAGCAGCCTTGATCCGCGAGCTGCAGGAAGAACTCGGCATCGACACCTGGGCCTCCTGCCTCGCGCCGCTCACCTTCGCGAGCCATGCCTACGAGAGCTTTCACCTGATGATGCCGCTTTTTGCGTGCCGCAAATGGGAGGGCATTCCGCAGTCACGAGAAGGTCAGGCCTTGAAGTGGGTGCGGGCTTCGGAATTGCGGGACTACCCCATGCCACCGGCGGATATTCCGCTTATTCCAATCCTCAGGGATTGGCTCTGA
- the hemH gene encoding ferrochelatase, whose protein sequence is MQATPSQGTDAPALPHAPADHPKVKRGKIGVLLANLGTPDNYDYWSMRRYLSEFLSDRRVIDYAPWKWQPLLQTVILTKRPFTSGAAYKSIWNHEAGESPLATITKAQTAKMKALMAARYGEDVIVDYCMRYGNPSTKSKVDALVAQGCTKILFFPLYPQYAGATSATACDKFFRALETVKWQPQVRTTEPYFDNPAYIDALAQSVERAYGAMEVKPDILVASYHGVPKRYLLEGDPYHCQCQKTTRRLKERLGWDDTQIITTFQSKFGPEEWLQPYTVEEVARLAERGKKRIAVCAPAFSADCIETLEEINEEIRESFEEAGGESFTYIPCLNDDDAHMEALASVVDNNLRGWVD, encoded by the coding sequence ATGCAAGCGACGCCGTCCCAAGGCACCGACGCCCCCGCCCTGCCCCACGCTCCGGCCGACCATCCGAAGGTCAAGCGCGGCAAGATCGGGGTACTGCTCGCCAACCTCGGGACGCCGGACAATTACGACTATTGGTCCATGCGCCGCTATCTGAGCGAGTTCCTCAGCGACCGCCGGGTGATCGACTATGCGCCGTGGAAATGGCAGCCGTTGCTGCAGACGGTGATCCTGACGAAACGCCCCTTCACATCAGGCGCGGCCTACAAGTCGATCTGGAATCACGAGGCGGGGGAATCCCCGCTCGCCACGATCACGAAGGCGCAAACCGCGAAGATGAAAGCCCTCATGGCTGCGCGATACGGCGAGGATGTGATTGTCGATTATTGCATGCGTTACGGCAATCCCTCGACCAAATCCAAGGTCGATGCATTGGTCGCCCAAGGCTGCACGAAGATCCTTTTCTTCCCGCTCTACCCGCAATACGCCGGGGCGACCTCGGCCACGGCCTGCGATAAATTCTTCCGCGCGCTGGAGACCGTGAAGTGGCAGCCGCAGGTCCGCACGACCGAGCCTTACTTCGACAATCCAGCTTATATCGATGCCCTCGCCCAGAGCGTCGAGCGCGCCTATGGGGCGATGGAGGTGAAACCGGACATCCTTGTGGCCAGCTATCATGGCGTCCCGAAACGCTACCTGCTGGAAGGCGATCCCTACCATTGCCAGTGTCAGAAAACGACGCGCCGGCTAAAGGAACGGCTTGGATGGGATGACACGCAGATCATCACGACGTTTCAGTCGAAGTTCGGCCCCGAGGAATGGTTGCAGCCCTACACCGTGGAAGAGGTCGCGCGGCTGGCTGAACGGGGCAAGAAACGCATCGCCGTCTGCGCACCGGCCTTCTCGGCGGATTGCATCGAGACTCTGGAGGAGATCAATGAAGAGATCCGCGAGAGCTTTGAGGAGGCGGGAGGCGAAAGCTTCACCTACATTCCCTGTCTCAACGATGATGATGCCCACATGGAGGCCTTGGCGAGCGTTGTGGACAACAACCTGCGCGGTTGGGTCGACTGA
- the grxC gene encoding glutaredoxin 3 — protein sequence MANVTLYTSPLCGFCHAAKRMLTDKGVSYAEIDVAGDPSKRQEMLKRANGRHTVPQIFIGDTHVGGYDDMAALERDGKLDPMLAAD from the coding sequence ATGGCCAACGTCACGCTTTACACCTCTCCGCTCTGCGGTTTCTGCCACGCTGCCAAGCGGATGCTGACCGACAAAGGCGTCAGCTATGCCGAGATCGACGTCGCGGGCGACCCCTCCAAGCGGCAGGAAATGCTGAAACGGGCGAACGGGCGCCACACTGTTCCGCAGATCTTTATCGGCGATACCCACGTCGGTGGATACGACGACATGGCCGCCCTGGAGAGAGACGGCAAACTGGACCCGATGCTCGCGGCAGACTGA
- a CDS encoding methyltransferase domain-containing protein, giving the protein MQQPQPRLTDTAALAAHRDRATRTAGLAHARFLHDEAIAELQERLEDVNRTFTRPAIVTDFPTIWRDLAPNAKIVPMAEALDLEEKAHDLVVHGMGLHWADDPVGQVVQCARALQPDGLFLSAAFGGSTLTELRQALAQAEAQVMGGLSPRVAPMAEVRDMGALLQRAGLALPVADTLRKKVTYRDAIALMHDLRAMGETNALAGRHKAIPPRALFPAASAIYAQMFPAEENRIEASFELVFLTGWAPHESQQKPLRPGAATSRLADALNVPEFDENAKPVADRPTDKSQD; this is encoded by the coding sequence TTGCAACAGCCACAGCCCCGCCTGACCGATACCGCTGCGCTCGCCGCGCACCGTGACCGCGCGACCCGCACCGCGGGCCTTGCCCACGCCCGGTTCCTTCACGACGAGGCCATTGCCGAGCTTCAGGAAAGACTGGAGGACGTTAATAGAACGTTTACGCGGCCCGCGATTGTGACTGATTTTCCGACAATTTGGCGCGACTTGGCTCCGAACGCGAAGATCGTGCCCATGGCCGAGGCGCTGGATCTTGAAGAGAAAGCCCACGATCTGGTGGTTCATGGAATGGGGCTGCATTGGGCCGATGATCCCGTGGGGCAGGTCGTCCAATGCGCACGTGCCTTGCAGCCTGACGGGCTGTTTCTATCGGCGGCTTTCGGGGGCAGCACCCTCACCGAGTTGCGGCAGGCACTGGCGCAAGCCGAGGCGCAGGTGATGGGCGGGCTATCCCCCCGCGTCGCCCCGATGGCCGAGGTGCGAGACATGGGCGCGCTGCTTCAACGCGCGGGCCTTGCCCTGCCCGTGGCCGACACCCTGCGCAAGAAAGTGACCTACCGGGACGCCATTGCGCTCATGCATGACCTCCGCGCGATGGGGGAAACCAATGCGCTCGCCGGCCGTCACAAAGCCATCCCGCCCCGCGCCTTGTTCCCCGCTGCGTCTGCGATCTATGCACAGATGTTCCCGGCCGAGGAGAACCGCATCGAGGCGAGCTTCGAGCTGGTTTTCCTGACAGGATGGGCCCCACACGAGAGCCAGCAGAAACCCCTGCGCCCCGGTGCGGCAACGTCTCGGCTGGCGGATGCGCTGAATGTGCCCGAATTTGATGAGAATGCGAAACCGGTCGCGGACCGACCAACGGACAAAAGTCAGGACTGA
- the ubiG gene encoding bifunctional 2-polyprenyl-6-hydroxyphenol methylase/3-demethylubiquinol 3-O-methyltransferase UbiG, with protein MTAAPVNTVDDSEVAKFEAMAAEWWDLNGKFKPLHMLNPTRLDYITRQIAAEFGRDLKAEAPFAGLRILDIGCGGGLLAEPMARLGADVVGADAAAGNIPVAQIHAAQSGLEIDYRHTTAEALAEAGEQFDVVLNMEVVEHVADPLGYLTACQQLLKPGGLMICSTLNRNPKSFLLAIIGAEHVMRWLPKGTHEWSKFITPDELFSLITQAGLDPVDRKGFVFNPVLWTWGISDRDLSVNYVTASVKRAGSEG; from the coding sequence ATGACAGCCGCGCCCGTTAACACCGTCGATGACAGCGAAGTCGCCAAGTTCGAGGCGATGGCCGCCGAATGGTGGGACCTGAATGGCAAGTTCAAGCCTCTGCATATGCTGAACCCGACGCGGCTCGATTACATCACGCGACAGATCGCCGCCGAATTCGGCCGTGACCTGAAGGCCGAGGCGCCATTCGCGGGCCTTCGCATCCTCGACATCGGATGCGGCGGCGGATTGCTCGCCGAGCCGATGGCGCGTTTGGGTGCGGATGTCGTGGGGGCTGACGCGGCGGCGGGCAATATCCCGGTCGCGCAGATCCACGCGGCGCAGTCGGGGCTCGAGATCGACTATCGCCACACGACCGCCGAGGCACTGGCCGAGGCGGGCGAGCAGTTCGACGTGGTGCTGAACATGGAAGTGGTCGAGCACGTGGCCGATCCGCTCGGCTACCTGACCGCCTGCCAGCAGCTCCTGAAACCCGGCGGGCTGATGATCTGCTCGACCCTCAACCGGAACCCGAAAAGCTTCCTGTTGGCGATCATCGGCGCAGAGCATGTCATGCGCTGGCTGCCCAAGGGGACCCACGAGTGGTCGAAGTTCATCACCCCGGACGAGCTGTTCTCGCTGATCACGCAGGCCGGGCTCGATCCGGTCGACCGCAAAGGGTTCGTGTTCAATCCGGTGCTCTGGACCTGGGGGATCAGCGACCGCGATCTCAGCGTGAATTACGTCACCGCATCGGTCAAACGCGCCGGCAGCGAAGGCTAG